The Gemmatimonadota bacterium genome has a segment encoding these proteins:
- a CDS encoding HIT family protein has protein sequence MFGTKELDVEGRGEPADGTNREPREGTTSMDSGNMGVSTTRHCIFCEIVHGAGEASICYEDGDAIALMDIQPVNAGHVLVVPKAHFDSMDDVPEELALHLFSVALRLSPVVRRLAGASAVNVVVSSGREAGQDVFHHHVHLIPRVAGDGFDVPLPFPGSGMPDRTTLDAMAARIMCAMHDPVRRVTPLGVAVA, from the coding sequence GTGTTCGGTACCAAGGAGTTGGACGTCGAGGGAAGGGGCGAGCCGGCTGATGGCACCAACCGTGAACCTCGGGAGGGTACCACCAGCATGGATTCGGGCAACATGGGAGTCAGCACCACGCGTCACTGCATTTTCTGCGAGATCGTTCATGGCGCGGGCGAGGCCTCGATTTGCTATGAGGACGGGGATGCGATCGCGTTGATGGACATCCAGCCGGTGAACGCCGGCCACGTCCTGGTCGTCCCGAAGGCCCATTTCGATTCGATGGACGACGTCCCCGAGGAACTCGCGCTGCACCTCTTCAGCGTGGCGCTCCGGTTGTCGCCCGTCGTCCGCCGACTTGCTGGCGCCTCCGCCGTGAACGTGGTGGTGTCGTCCGGTCGAGAAGCGGGACAGGACGTCTTTCACCACCATGTGCACTTGATTCCGCGCGTGGCTGGCGATGGGTTTGACGTTCCGCTCCCGTTCCCGGGGTCTGGTATGCCGGACCGTACCACCCTCGATGCGATGGCGGCGCGGATCATGTGTGCCATGCACGACCCCGTTCGCCGCGTGACACCGCTCGGTGTCGCTGTTGCATAA
- a CDS encoding HNH endonuclease, with protein MPVRGVVVWRGAMPQRVFLRLQSGRDSRDRRHRSLVRRAHHLREQKRALKHATLRDCGRRCVYCATVLPLESATLDHVIPVARGGTDAPGNLVVACAPCNRLKGDMHPTQFFARYPWAGMNFVRYARAVHRALKRGARRAVSLALAA; from the coding sequence ATGCCGGTGCGGGGTGTCGTCGTTTGGCGAGGTGCTATGCCCCAGCGTGTCTTCCTGCGGCTCCAGTCCGGGCGCGACTCGCGCGACCGGCGTCATCGGTCCCTGGTGCGCCGCGCCCATCACCTGCGCGAACAGAAGCGCGCGCTCAAGCACGCGACGTTACGCGATTGCGGACGGCGATGCGTGTACTGCGCCACGGTCTTGCCCCTTGAGTCCGCGACCCTGGACCACGTGATTCCCGTCGCCCGGGGAGGGACGGACGCGCCGGGCAACCTGGTGGTCGCATGCGCGCCCTGCAACCGGCTCAAGGGGGACATGCATCCGACGCAGTTTTTCGCGCGGTATCCGTGGGCCGGGATGAACTTTGTGCGCTATGCCCGGGCCGTCCACCGGGCGCTCAAGCGCGGTGCGCGCCGCGCCGTTTCGCTCGCCCTGGCCGCCTGA